CGTCCAGTTCGGAGGAAACTACACGCTCAGCCCCGGCTCGAGCGTTTCCGCCGACGCCGTGTTGCTCAGCGCCGGGGCGATCAACGGCAACGGCAATTACTCCGTCTCCGGCGTGACGACGATCACCAACGCCACGGTCGCTTTCAACAGCGGCACCCCAGTCGGGACCGCCGCACTGTCGATGTCGGGCGGCATACTCCAGGGGACCGACACGGTCACGGTGTCCGGCCTGACGACCTGGACGAACGGCACCATGACGGGGACTGGGACGACCAACGCGAACGGCGGAATGTCCGCCAGCGGCCCCTTCAGCAGGACCCTGACCTCCTCGCGAGTCCTCAACGTTGCCGGCCCGACGACGTGGACGGGCACCGGAGGGTTCGGGGTCGGGACGGGCGCCGTGATCAACAACAGCGGAACGTGGGATTGCCAGGGCGACGCCTCGTTCTCGAACGGCTTCGGCGGCACCGCCACCTTCAACAACCTGACCGGCGCCACCTTCAAGAAATCGGCCGGCACGGGCGCCACCGGCGTCGCGATCACCTTCAACAACTCGGGAAGCGTCAGTGTCCAGAGCGGGACCGTCAACTTCAGCGGCGGCGGCACGAACTCCGGGACCTTCACGGGTTCGGTCGGCGCAACGCTTCAGTTCAGTGGCAACTACACGCTCAGCCCCGGCTCGAGCGTTTCCGCCGACGCCGTGTTGTTCACCGCCGGGACGGTCAACGGCAACGGTAGCTACTCCGTCTCCGGCGTGACGACGATCACCAGCGCCACGGTCGCATTCAACAGCGGCACCCTCATCGGGACCGCCTCGCTGTCCATGTCGGGCGGCATCCTCCAGGGGACCGACACGGTCACGGTGTCCGGCCTGACGACCTGGACGAGCGGCACCATGACGGGGGCTGGAACGACCAACGCGAACGGCGGAATGTCCGCCAGCGGGGTCTTCAGCAGAACCCTGACCGCCTCGCGCATTCTCAACGTCGGCGGCCCGACGACGTGGAGCGGCACCGGAGGGTTCGGCGTCGGGACCGGCGCCGTGATCAACAACAGCGGGACGTGGGACTGCCAGAGCGACGCCTCGTTCTCGAACGGCTTCGGCGGCACCGCCACGTTCAACAACCTCGCCAGCGGCACGTTCAAGAAGTCGGCCGGAGCGGGCAATACCGGCGTCGGGATCGCGTTCAACAATGCCGGCGCGGTGCAGGCGCTCGCGGCGAACCTGCAATTCACCGCAGGCTTTGCACAGACCGCCGGCTCGACGACCCTGAAAGGGGGCTCGCTGAGCTCCTCCACGCCGATGAGCGTTCTGGGAGGCTTGGTCACCGGCGTCGGCACGGCGACGGCGACCGTGACGAGCGCCGGCCAAACGGCACCCGGCCTTTCCCTCGGGACGCTGGTCGTCTCGGGGAACTACACCCAGTCGTCGTCGGGCGCCCTCAGCGTCGACATCGGAGGGCACAACGCGGGAATCGACTACGATCAGTTCAACCTGGCCGGGACGGGGGTCGCGTCTCTCGCGGGGACCCTCAACGTGAGCCTCGCGAACGGCTTCAATCCCCAGGAGGGCGACACCTTCACGATCATGAACTTCGCGTCGAGGAGCGGGACGTTCGGCACCGTGAACGCGCCGGCGCTCGCGCAGGGATGCTGGCTGCCGGTCTACAACCCGACTTCCGTCGTCCTCGAGGTCTGGACCACCGCGCAGGAGATCGCCGGCGTCACCGGCGCCCCCGACAAATCGACGATCTCGTGGAATCCGTTGCCGCCCCAGTCGGGACCCACCCCGGTCTACGACGTGATGCGGGGGCTCACGTCCGAGTTCCCGGTGGGCGGCAAGCCGGGCGAGACCTGCCTCGTCTCGGGAACGACGGCGACGAGCCTCTCGGATCCCACCGTGCCCGCGCTCGGGTCCGGCTTCTACTACCTCGTTCGCGGGACCAATGCTTGCGGCAAGGGGGACTACGGCACCACGTCGGCGGGCGCGCCGAGGAATTCCACGGCCTGCCCGTGAGCGGGCGTCAGAGCCCGATGGGCACGCAGTTCTTGGCGTTGTGGCAGTTCGCCTCGCACGGGTTCGGGTAGATCTTCCCGTGATCGCACTGCACCGGCGCGTAGACCAGCGGGCACCGGCACCCGCCCGCGGCCTGCGCGTCGGTGAAGAGCGAGAACGCGCCGAAACCGGCGATCGCGATCAGCACCGCTACCGCGCTCAGCTTCACGATCAATCGGGTACGCTTCATGTCGCCCTCCCCGGGCACGCCGTGGACGTGACCTCCTGCTCCCCGACCGTGCTCGTTGACGTGCGGGGATCATAACATGGGCTCGCCTCCCTTGACGCGGGAGGGACCCGCTCCTACAATTCGCCATCTGGCGAACTATAGGAGCACGATTGCGCCTCCCCCACCTCCTCTTCGTCTGCGTCGAGAACTCGTGTCGCTCCCAGATGGCCGAGGGGTTCGCCCGGGCCCTGGGGCGAGGCCGGGTCGCGGCGTTCAGCGCCGGGTCGCGTCCGTCGGGGAAGGTCCACCCTTCAGCCGTGAGATTCATGGCGGAGCGCGGGATCGATCTCGCGGCGCACGCGTCCAAGGGCCTCGACGACCTGCCACCCGCAACGGTCTGGGACTTCGTGGTCACGATGGGATGCGGGGATGCGTGCCCGCACCTCCCGGCCAGACGAAGGCTCGACTGGGACCTGCCGGACCCGAAGACCATGGGCGACGAGGACTTCAGGCGGGTCCGCGACCTGATCGGGGACCGGGTCCGGGAGCTGCTTCGGGAAGCGGTGCGGGAGCGTCCCTAGACCCCGGGCTGACAGTAGCAGGTCGATCCGAGGCGCACGTCGGCGTGGGCCCAGATCTTCCCGAACCGGGCCTCGACCGCGGCGGCCTCGGCCTCCTTCTTCTGCAGCCTGAGGGCGCGGCCGAGACCGTAGAGCGACCAGCCATTCTCCGGGTAGCGGGCCAGGTCGTCGCGGTAAACCTGCTCCGCCTCGGGGTACCGCCCCGCGCGCATCAGCACCGCGCCCAGGGTGTGCCGCACCGGCTGCATCCAGTCCGGCGGCTCGTCGTAGCGGAGGCCGTCCTCGATGCGCACCCCTTCCCTGAGGAGCGCGACCGCCGCGTCGAGCCGGCCATCCTTGGCGGCGATCTCGCCGTCGAGCAGGTTCGACGCGACCGAGAGGAGGTCCGCCGCCGAGTTGTTCCCCAGCGTCCTGTCCTTCGGCACCGCGGCGGCCGCGTGACGGAACGCCTCGCGCTCCTGCGCCGCCTCCTCACCGCGCCCGAGGGCCGTCAGCGAAGCGGCGCGCGTGAACCGCCATAGTGCGCGCGCCAGCGGCAACGACTCGCGCGGCTCGGGCTCCCCCAGCACCGCCTCCCAGCGTCCGAAGCGCATCAGCGCCTCCGGAACGATCGCCATGTACCCGTCGACGATCGGCGCGTAGTCCCGCAGGAACTCTTCCGGCACCTGGGCGATCGTGGCTCGCGCGGCGCCGAGCGCCTCGATGCTGCGCCCTTCCATCATGAGCGCGTAGGCCAGGAACTGCTGGTTGTGCGCCATGTACATCGCGTAGAAGCCCGGTTTTGGATTCGTCCTGCGATACGCCGCGTCGACGTCGATGGCGCGGTGGTTGGCCTCGATCGCGTCGTCCCAGCGTCCCACCCTGGCGTAGACGTGCGAGGGCATGTGGACGAAGTGACTCGATCCCGGAACGAGATCGCGCAGGCGGTCGGCCGCCGCGAGGCCCTTCTCCGGATGGGGCGATGCCTCGACCACGTGGATGTAGAGGTGATTCGCCCCGGGGTGGCGGGGGTCGATCTCGAGCGCGCGATCCAGGGTGGCGAGGATCTCCTCGGTCCCGGGCTGCGGCTTGCCCTCCGCGGTCCAGAGGTCCCAAGGGCGAAGGTCCATCATCGCCTCGGCGAAAAGGGTCGCGACGTCGGCGTCGAGGGGGTGGGTCCGCCACACCTCGCGCATCGCGTCCGCGTAGGCCTCGTCCAGCGGCCGCCGGTCCTCGGGCTGCGGATCGGCGTAGCGTCGCGCCACGGCGCGGA
The genomic region above belongs to Terriglobia bacterium and contains:
- a CDS encoding arsenate reductase ArsC; amino-acid sequence: MAEGFARALGRGRVAAFSAGSRPSGKVHPSAVRFMAERGIDLAAHASKGLDDLPPATVWDFVVTMGCGDACPHLPARRRLDWDLPDPKTMGDEDFRRVRDLIGDRVRELLREAVRERP